A stretch of DNA from Triticum dicoccoides isolate Atlit2015 ecotype Zavitan chromosome 2A, WEW_v2.0, whole genome shotgun sequence:
aggttcttcagctgtaagatggaggaaaacagttctgtcagtgagcacatactcactatatttgggttgcataaccgcttgactcagctgggagttaatctcccggatgacgcggtcattgacagaatccttcagccgcttccaccgagctacaagagctttgtgatgaacttcaatatgcaggggatggaaaagaccattcttgaagtatttgcaatgctgaaatcagcagaggtagaagtcaaaaaggaacatcaagtgttgatggtgaataaaaccactaagttcaagaaaggcaagggtaagaaaacctttaagaaggacgacaagggagttgccgcgcccggcaagcaagctgccgggaagaagccaaagaatggacccaagcctgagactgggtgcttttattgcaaggaaagtggtcactggaagcggaactgccccaaatacttagcggacaagaaggccagcaaaacgaaaggtatatgtgatatacatgtaattgatgtgtaccttaccagtactcgtagtagctcctgggtatttgataccggtgcagttgctcacatttgtaactcaaagcaggagctgcggaataagcggagactggcgaaggacgaggtgacgatgcgcgtcgggaatggtttcaaggtcgatgtgatcgccgtcggcacgctacctctacatttacctacgggattagttttgaaccttaataattgttatttagtgccaagtttaagcattaacattgtatcaggatctcgtttaatacgagatggctactcatttaaatctgagaataatggttgttctatttatatgagagatatgttttatggtcatgctccgatggtaaatggtttattcttaatgaatctcgagcgtaatgctacacatgttcatagtgtgagtaccaaaagatgtaagattgataatgatagtcccacatatttgtggcactgcctccttggtcacataggtgtcaaacgcatgaagaagctccatgctgatggacttttaaagtctcttgattacgaatcatttaacacgtgtgaaccatgcctcatgggtaaaatgaccaagactccgttctcaggaacgatggagcgagcaaccaacttattggaaatcatacatactgatgtgtgcggtccaatgagtgttgaggctcgcagtggctatcgttatgttctcatcctcactgatgacttgagtagatatgggtatgtctacttaatgaaatacaagtctgagacctttgaaaagttcaacgaatttcagagtaaggttgagaatcaacgtgacaggaaaatcaagttcctgcgatcagatcgtggaggagaatacttgagtcatgagtttggcacacacttaagaaaatgtggaatagtttcacagctcacgccgcctggaacacctcagcgaaatggtgtgtccgaacgtcacaatcgcactctattagatatggtgcgatctatgatgtctcttaccgatttaccgctatctttttggggctatgctttagagactgccgcattcactttaaatagggctccgtcgaaatccattgagacgacactgtatgaattatggtttgggaagaaacctaagctgtcgtttctaaaagtttggggatgcgatgcttatgtcaagaaacttcaacctgaaaagctcgaacccaagtcggaaaaatgcgtcttcataggataccctaaagaaactattgggtataccttctacctcagatccgaaggcaagatctttgttgccaagaatggatcctttctagggaaggagtttctttcgaaaaaagtaagtgggaggaaagtagaacttaatgaagtATTATCTCTTAAACCGAAAAAAGGCGCAActtaagaaaatgttcctgaggtgcctgcatcaATTTGTGGGATTTTATCGTGCATCAATTTAGATCAGGGCCTTTCAGCACGCAGATTTAACAAAACACTGGCCTAGACAATCAATTTGGGCTCTTGCTCGAAGCCCAAACCCTCTCGGTCTCTCACCCACTCGCCAGAGGCAGACACGACGAGGGCGACGGCGATGGCctcgccgaagctcgccgccggcgacggcaGCTACGACTTCCACCTCCGCTCGCTCTCCGCCGCATCACGGGACTCCGCCGCGGCCGCCGATCCCGCCTCCGACCCCAACCTCCTCCAGTCCGTAAGCGCGCGCATCTCCCTCcgatccccttcttcttcccctgatCCGTGCTGTAGCCGGATTGTTACCTGTGTTGCCCTTCGCGTTGAAGGTGCGGATGGTGTTCGAGATGTGCAAGGAGGCCAAGGGGGCCAACGACGAGATGGTGGCGCGGGCGTTTCCCGTGATGAACAAGCTCTTCCAGCGCTGCGCCGCCGCGCCCACGCTCTCCACGGCCTCCACCGGCGTGCTCCTTCTGGTGAGGCCTCGACTGACCAAATTATGTACGTATTTACATTTTGGTGGAAATGGTTCAAGTCTCTTTAAGTTTGGGTTGATCTTCTCGGGTAGAATCGTGCTTGTACATTGCAATTTCATCGCTATGCTGTTAGAGAGCTTGATCTAGTGTTAACTGTTAATCCCAGAAAGGAAAATGTACTTACTCTGCAGTTGATTAATTTTATCTGCCTGATTGATTGTGAAAAGAGTCATTCACATTGGATAATTGTAATGTTTGCTCATTTGTGCAAATAGTTCAGCTAGGACCGTAATAAAAGATCGTCTAATAATCTGTATTATACTGTTTCCTACCCAGACCATTCTGCAGTTCTTCCTGGACTTTGGGGAGGCGGTCTTGCACGATGCTGATGGTAGCTTGAAAACCTTCTTCCGCTCTTGCTTAAGTAGGTAATATTTTTCATATTGGTTTCTTGTTGTGTTGGGCATGCCTTAGTCGGATTGCTTCTACAAGCCCTCAAAATCACTCAATGTTTCTTTCTTGGTGACAGGGAGTTTTCAGACCCTATTGTCGCAGAACGCACGCTTGAATTCCTGATAGCGAACAAGACGAAGATCTTGAACAGCTTCCCCGCCTTGGTTCCGCAGGTGCGATACTGCTATGAAAGATCTCAATCAGTTTACATTCTTTGAGTTTCTAATATGACTCCAGTTTCTCTATCTAATTTACAAACATACTAACCATTCAGCTAGATTCTGATTTTGCTTTTGTAATGTTGTTTCTATGCAGTTCTTCCCATTGCTGCTGAAGTTGATTGCATCAAATGGTGATAGGTATGCCCTTTCAATTTCTAGGCGCATCTCCTCATGTATTTGCTTTTGATTCCCGAGGAAATCTATTCTGCTTTTCCCCCTCAAATGACTTGATAGTTGCTACAGGAAACATAAACATTTTAGAAAAATCTTGATGACCAGTTACCTACCTAATTTGGTTTGCTGTTCTTCCAGGTTGGATAAGAAGTTCTCAGAAGTGCTCCCATTGATGATGTCAGCAGGATCTTTTCTTCCTCTCTTCCTGTCCCTTATGGATCTGCCAAGTATGCCTGACAATTCTGTACTTTCAGAACTTTCATGGGGGTTATTATCATTATTTAGCTGTCAATTAGCCTTTTCAGTTAAATATGATAAATGTATGATGATATTATAGTGCTCTTCTGTGTGCTAGTATATTGTCCACATCTCTTTGGAATATATTCAGATCATGTACCACAATATAGCATGAATCTCGTGATGAACGTTATTTATCATGTATATTTTTAGAACTGCTTATCCTGCACTATTATCATTTTTATTCTTCTGCGAGTAGCACGAATCTCGTGATGAGCattatttatgatgatttttttagAACTGCTTATCCTGCACTGTTAATCACTTTTTCTTATGTGAGTCGGTTATTCCGTATTAACTCTTGGAATATCACTCAGTGTTAGTGGTAGCACTGGAAAAGGTGGAAAGAAGTTCTGGAACTCTCATCGGTAGTAGTTTAGCTACTATACAGAAGAGTGCTGCTCCTGAGGTTACTTCCAAAATGATCTGTCCCCAAAAGCTATGAGTGCAATATCTAGCTCCAATATTTTAATCCTATTATCCTTTTCCATACTGCAGATGCTCCTTGCACTGATGGATGAGGCATATACTGGCTCCTCAATAGAAGATCAAAGTGGCAATTCAGGTTCTGATGATAGTGGTCGTCTAGACCTTGCTGACCCAATGTTCCTTGACCTTCTAAAAGACGAGAATGATGGCATTGCTGTAAGTAGTTCCTTGTTTGCGATAAGTTGCGGCTTATGTTTCTCTATCTTCCTAATATTCCTAGGTATAATCTTTTTATTCTGTTTTTGTTTCCTCTAGGCAAAACATTGGACATCCCCTACGATATCTTCAACGTTACAAGCTGCACTTAACAGCCCACAGTCTGACAGATTAAAACAATCACTGAAAATGGCACCTCACTTTCTTACTGTATTTTTTGCAACAGCATTGCGGGACGTCAACAACTGTAAGCTCCATATATTTGTTGATCTGCAGATGCTAATGACCAACATGATGTTGATTTGACATTCTATGTTTGTTGGTTCAGCACTCTTGTGTGCTCTGATTCCAGTAGTTATGTCAAGATATGCTGCGATGTTCCCTGACAAGGATTTTTCTTTCGAGGTAGACAAACTTTTTTTATTTGTATCACGTGTCAGTTACTTGTCCTTTCTATGTGCTACTGATGCTTAATATAGTTAGATGTATGCCTGATTAGGTTTTGTCCCTTCTCACAAGCAAATCAAGGATGTCTTACCTTTCGTATATCTTAGTTGTTTGATTTAATAGAAGTTATTGCTTAGACATGAAGCTAATTTTAATAAGAATCAAGTAGCAACATCGCGAGACATACTTGAAGGATAGATCCATATGGAACTGCCATCATTTCTTCAAACCTTTAATTTCTAAAGCTTATCGAAAAGTTTAAAATGCTTTGAATGTCTCAAGTGTAGTGTACATGGACAAGTAGTGGTTTAGAATGAACAGCTGTAAGAAGTAAATTGAGTTTGCTAATTTTCTTATTACCTCATGTTGTTCATATGCATGTGTGGATTTAAGTTTGGTATTTGCTCACAACACCTGTACTAAGTTCTGCTGATATATTTGAATTTACGCTGAACAACTTCCTGGTTATAAAATCCTTGTAGGTGAGGAAAAAGCTGTCGGATTTCTTATTGGCTGCATTCCAGCGCTCCCCTGACATCATTGCCCTACTAAAGGTACCGACTGAGTGATCCTTAGTATGTACCACCTCTGTTCTGAATTATAAgacgttttggatatttcaatatggactacatacagactgaaatgagtgaacaaacacactaaatgcGTCTGTATACATCCAATTCagaaaaaaagttagaacatcttataattcTGAACGAAGGGAGTAACTATTTATTTTTGCACTATACATACATGTCAATATTATGGTATTTTCAAACAGTTTTACATAACAACCT
This window harbors:
- the LOC119356559 gene encoding uncharacterized protein LOC119356559, whose amino-acid sequence is MASPKLAAGDGSYDFHLRSLSAASRDSAAAADPASDPNLLQSVRMVFEMCKEAKGANDEMVARAFPVMNKLFQRCAAAPTLSTASTGVLLLTILQFFLDFGEAVLHDADGSLKTFFRSCLSREFSDPIVAERTLEFLIANKTKILNSFPALVPQFFPLLLKLIASNGDRLDKKFSEVLPLMMSAGSFLPLFLSLMDLPMLVVALEKVERSSGTLIGSSLATIQKSAAPEMLLALMDEAYTGSSIEDQSGNSGSDDSGRLDLADPMFLDLLKDENDGIAAKHWTSPTISSTLQAALNSPQSDRLKQSLKMAPHFLTVFFATALRDVNNSLLCALIPVVMSRYAAMFPDKDFSFEVRKKLSDFLLAAFQRSPDIIALLKKPITDRLGEAHGNPAKMELALHLCWAIGEHGAGGIKHKDVARELFENLELLLYENLATSRLGLSQDPGFDSMGASSRKSSQARLLCFVVTAIAKLATCHNELLPRARVSLAKVARSRTSDRRVWQRACDYLGLMNEPAICLSVLGPSTAQGNGPGIVNWSEGGTKMVAHIPFYLLAEQKGPPSHDFSYADLLPAE